From the Nodularia sp. NIES-3585 genome, one window contains:
- a CDS encoding TonB-dependent receptor, producing the protein MKLDKLFQSLLLTGAVVVLTNTPSRGKEVLKDTEGESSSATVADSRFKDTVTVRNQEFSVSKSPALASSDRKPRYGESQVEISLPNIKSKESSKKTLPVKGIERISQGAALLVQSPTPEVVQVTGVQATRTDQGVEVILQTTQGQELQITNRSADNNFIADIPNAQLLLPSGDGFIFRSPNPIEGITEITVTNFDANTIRVTVIGEAGLPTVVLFDSDEGLIFGFTPVISSAQTPQLPAEAEGETQTEQPSTPDQPIELVVTGQQDRYSVPNATTATRTDTPLRDIPQSIQAVPRQVLEDQQVIRASEALLNVSGVQRGNSAGNTVELFNIRGFQQFGGNLRDGFRDSSNFVETANLERIEVLKGPASVLYGNLDPGGIINYVTKQPLAEPFYAVGLQIGSFGLVRPTLDFSGPLNPERTVLYRLNAAYEGGGNFRNFDTEVKRFFISPVVSWKISDRTDVTFEFEYVNDLRPSDRGLFAFGTGIADIPFDRVLGEPDDSSESTQFRTGYRFEHRFNDDWKIRNRFRLSSVDAISYTTEPDSLNEETGELFRTLYKEVYELKNYGLQTDVVGKFNTGSIEHQLLFGVDLSWQTEDGFYPFTETASINIFNPVYGNVSRPASRDQYPDSFSFRTETNSLGFFLQDQVKLAENLKLLVGGRFDFINQSTTSSEREDQAFSPRVGIVYQPIEPISLYTSFSRSFQPNFGTRVDGSLLEPVRGTQYEVGIRGEFLNSRLTTNLAAYEITKSNLGVTDPDNPIFSIPSGEQRSRGIELDVTGQILPGWNMIASYAYTDARVTKDDNLQPGNLLDGVPFNSASLWSTYEIQTGDLQGLGFGLGLFYVGERQGDLSNSFQIPSYVRTDASVFYRRNNWRVSINVNNLFNVNYIEAGGQVRRNIDPGAPLTVRGRVSVEF; encoded by the coding sequence CTCCATCTCGCGGGAAGGAAGTGCTAAAGGATACCGAGGGTGAATCTTCTAGTGCAACAGTAGCAGATTCTAGGTTCAAGGACACGGTTACAGTTAGAAATCAGGAATTTTCCGTCAGTAAGTCTCCAGCATTGGCTTCCAGTGATAGGAAGCCCCGATATGGAGAGTCTCAAGTTGAAATTTCTCTACCAAATATAAAGTCAAAGGAATCAAGCAAAAAGACTCTTCCAGTCAAAGGGATTGAACGCATCTCTCAAGGTGCAGCATTACTCGTACAGTCGCCAACACCAGAAGTAGTACAAGTTACCGGAGTGCAAGCTACTCGCACAGATCAAGGTGTGGAGGTGATTTTACAGACTACTCAAGGACAAGAGTTACAAATCACCAATCGCAGTGCCGATAATAACTTTATCGCTGATATTCCTAATGCTCAACTGCTTTTACCCAGTGGCGATGGCTTCATATTCCGTTCCCCAAACCCAATTGAGGGAATTACTGAGATAACGGTAACAAACTTCGATGCAAATACTATCCGAGTCACAGTCATAGGTGAGGCAGGATTACCCACTGTGGTGTTATTTGATAGTGATGAAGGTCTGATTTTTGGCTTCACACCAGTTATATCTTCTGCCCAGACTCCACAATTACCAGCAGAAGCAGAAGGTGAAACTCAAACAGAACAACCATCAACTCCAGACCAGCCGATTGAATTGGTGGTAACGGGTCAGCAAGATAGATACAGTGTACCCAATGCCACAACTGCGACGAGAACAGACACACCCCTGCGTGATATTCCCCAATCAATTCAAGCGGTTCCCCGACAGGTGCTAGAGGATCAACAGGTAATTCGAGCCTCAGAGGCACTACTTAATGTCAGTGGTGTACAACGGGGAAATTCAGCTGGCAATACAGTTGAGTTATTTAACATTCGCGGATTTCAACAATTTGGAGGGAATCTCCGCGATGGCTTTAGAGATAGTTCTAACTTTGTAGAAACAGCAAATTTGGAACGGATAGAAGTCCTCAAAGGCCCCGCGTCTGTACTCTACGGCAATTTAGATCCGGGTGGTATTATTAACTACGTTACGAAACAACCGCTTGCAGAGCCTTTTTATGCTGTGGGATTGCAAATTGGAAGTTTTGGTTTAGTGCGACCAACCCTTGATTTTTCAGGCCCCTTAAACCCAGAGCGTACAGTCCTTTATCGATTGAATGCGGCTTATGAGGGAGGAGGCAATTTTCGGAACTTTGACACAGAAGTTAAACGATTTTTCATTTCACCTGTAGTTAGCTGGAAGATTAGCGATCGCACTGACGTAACATTTGAATTTGAGTATGTAAATGATCTACGACCTAGTGATCGGGGATTATTTGCTTTTGGCACAGGTATTGCTGATATTCCCTTTGATCGAGTGTTGGGTGAACCAGATGATTCTAGCGAGAGTACACAGTTTAGGACAGGATATCGATTTGAGCATCGTTTCAACGACGACTGGAAAATTCGCAATCGGTTTCGATTATCTTCTGTTGATGCCATTTCCTATACCACTGAACCTGATAGTCTGAATGAGGAGACTGGGGAACTATTTAGAACCTTGTATAAAGAGGTTTACGAATTGAAAAACTATGGCTTACAAACCGATGTGGTAGGAAAGTTTAATACGGGATCAATCGAGCATCAACTTTTGTTTGGCGTTGATTTATCCTGGCAAACAGAAGATGGTTTTTATCCATTTACTGAAACTGCCAGCATTAATATCTTTAATCCTGTTTACGGAAATGTTTCCCGACCTGCTAGTAGAGATCAATATCCAGATAGCTTTTCTTTTCGGACTGAAACAAATTCTCTTGGCTTTTTTCTCCAAGATCAAGTAAAGCTGGCTGAAAACTTAAAACTACTAGTAGGAGGACGCTTTGATTTTATTAATCAAAGTACCACTTCCAGTGAACGGGAAGACCAAGCTTTTAGTCCACGAGTTGGCATTGTCTATCAACCGATTGAGCCAATTTCTCTATATACCAGTTTCAGTAGATCATTTCAACCTAACTTTGGAACTCGTGTAGATGGCTCGCTACTTGAACCAGTGCGCGGTACGCAGTATGAAGTTGGCATTAGAGGTGAGTTTCTTAACAGTAGGTTAACTACAAACCTAGCGGCATACGAAATTACCAAAAGTAATCTTGGTGTCACCGATCCAGATAATCCAATTTTCTCCATTCCATCAGGAGAGCAAAGAAGCCGGGGTATTGAGTTGGATGTCACAGGACAAATTCTTCCGGGATGGAATATGATTGCTTCCTACGCTTACACTGATGCGAGAGTTACCAAAGACGACAATCTACAGCCGGGTAATTTACTTGATGGTGTGCCGTTTAATTCAGCTAGTTTGTGGTCAACTTATGAGATTCAAACAGGTGATTTACAAGGATTAGGATTTGGTTTGGGTCTATTCTATGTTGGTGAACGCCAAGGTGATTTGAGTAACTCTTTTCAAATACCCAGCTATGTGCGTACTGATGCTAGCGTGTTTTATCGACGAAACAACTGGCGAGTGAGCATCAATGTTAATAACCTGTTCAATGTGAACTATATCGAAGCTGGCGGACAGGTCAGACGTAATATTGATCCTGGTGCGCCGTTGACGGTGAGAGGAAGGGTGTCAGTGGAGTTTTAG
- a CDS encoding iron-siderophore ABC transporter substrate-binding protein gives MHKIRRGLGWFGLTLLAIVLFYACANNVSQNLTNSAELLPSQCRIVKHLMGETCVPNNPQRIIAASESTLEAALILGLKPTATTNYAQQTDYLKARFETSASVGLDSRQLSLEKILTIKPDLILATDDYGEQQELYDRLSQIAPTVIGKWWDGKSIRWKECFQLFAQAFGKTSEAEEIVNAYNQRIAELQQQMGDRLPNTVISIVEIYPDRIRLFGKTKIVSMSSTILEDIGFPRPPSQEEGMDISLESIGDADGDIIFLMARDPEAQLYQQVLNHPLWKQLNAVQAGKVYTVEDSYWGGSGYIAANLILDDLFKYLVEKQ, from the coding sequence ATGCATAAAATTCGTCGTGGGCTTGGATGGTTTGGGTTGACACTTCTGGCAATTGTGCTATTTTATGCTTGTGCTAATAATGTCTCACAAAACTTAACCAACTCAGCAGAGTTATTGCCTTCACAGTGCAGAATAGTCAAACATCTTATGGGTGAAACCTGTGTTCCTAATAACCCACAGCGAATTATTGCTGCGAGTGAATCGACTCTGGAGGCGGCTTTAATACTGGGCTTGAAGCCCACAGCTACAACTAATTACGCACAACAGACCGATTACTTGAAAGCAAGGTTTGAAACTTCTGCCAGTGTTGGTTTGGATTCACGACAACTAAGTTTAGAAAAAATTCTCACCATCAAACCAGATTTAATCTTGGCTACAGATGATTATGGAGAACAGCAGGAATTGTATGATCGGCTATCACAAATCGCTCCTACTGTGATTGGAAAGTGGTGGGATGGTAAGAGTATTCGCTGGAAAGAATGCTTTCAATTGTTTGCCCAAGCCTTTGGAAAAACATCTGAAGCTGAAGAAATCGTCAATGCTTACAATCAAAGGATTGCAGAATTACAGCAGCAAATGGGCGATCGCCTCCCAAATACTGTCATCTCAATTGTCGAAATTTATCCCGATAGAATCCGCCTATTTGGGAAAACCAAGATTGTCAGTATGAGTAGCACTATTCTCGAAGACATCGGCTTTCCTCGGCCACCTTCCCAGGAAGAGGGAATGGATATCTCCCTTGAAAGTATTGGGGATGCTGATGGCGATATCATTTTTTTAATGGCACGAGATCCCGAAGCACAACTTTATCAGCAAGTTCTTAATCATCCTCTATGGAAACAACTGAACGCTGTACAGGCTGGAAAAGTATATACAGTTGAAGATAGTTACTGGGGTGGAAGTGGTTACATTGCTGCCAATCTCATTCTGGATGACTTGTTTAAATATTTAGTAGAGAAACAATAA
- a CDS encoding sucrase ferredoxin — MSTNKIHNNCHFCSEISQANGEDPIGSANVVEQYLIIEAAQPWTDNILTETDRIPQSLLEALNFLWEGGRKIQVIAIAPDREYSHPDYTRVFYYHRPAKFFAQFEKHEFIVPHPLLGSLALALLKHPEELPNFTQYRQQTKHIRELLICTHGNVDVACSRFGYPIYQKLRSEYAAANNSNLRFWRCSHFTGHQFAPTLVDLPQGQYWGHLKPEILDLLVRGNGSVKELYPYYRGWSGLSFFEQIAEREIWMQEGWNWLEYQKAGQVLASDEINQEWADVRIDYTTADGNISSAYQARVEVKGSVITARKSGEQPILEEVKQYQVSSLVKLA, encoded by the coding sequence ATGTCAACCAATAAGATTCACAACAATTGCCATTTTTGTTCCGAGATTTCCCAAGCTAACGGTGAAGACCCCATCGGTTCTGCGAACGTCGTTGAACAATACTTAATTATTGAAGCGGCACAACCTTGGACAGATAACATCTTGACTGAAACTGACCGTATACCACAGAGTTTATTAGAAGCATTAAACTTTCTTTGGGAAGGTGGGAGAAAAATTCAAGTAATAGCGATCGCACCAGACCGAGAGTATTCCCATCCTGATTACACTCGTGTATTTTACTATCACCGACCAGCCAAATTTTTTGCCCAATTTGAGAAACATGAATTTATCGTACCTCATCCTTTACTGGGTTCTTTAGCATTAGCTTTACTTAAACACCCAGAAGAATTACCAAACTTTACCCAATATCGCCAACAAACAAAACATATTCGAGAATTGCTCATTTGCACCCACGGCAATGTTGATGTGGCTTGTAGCAGATTTGGTTATCCGATTTATCAAAAATTACGTTCTGAATACGCTGCTGCAAATAACAGTAACTTACGTTTTTGGCGATGTAGTCATTTTACTGGACACCAGTTTGCACCTACCTTAGTTGATTTACCTCAAGGACAATATTGGGGTCATTTAAAACCAGAGATTTTAGATTTATTAGTCCGAGGTAATGGTTCAGTCAAAGAACTGTATCCATACTATCGAGGCTGGAGTGGTTTATCTTTCTTTGAACAAATTGCTGAACGAGAAATTTGGATGCAGGAAGGTTGGAACTGGCTGGAATATCAGAAAGCAGGTCAAGTTTTAGCAAGTGATGAAATTAACCAAGAATGGGCGGATGTTCGCATTGATTACACCACAGCCGATGGAAATATTAGCAGTGCTTATCAAGCGAGGGTGGAGGTGAAAGGCTCCGTAATCACAGCGCGGAAGTCAGGAGAACAGCCAATTTTAGAGGAAGTAAAGCAGTATCAAGTTAGTAGTCTAGTGAAATTGGCATGA
- a CDS encoding ABC transporter ATP-binding protein translates to MKIGLRQYWNLLVDYLQPQKGRVFKFAIALLASIGLQLVNPQILRYFIDTAVAGGSERNLLLAALLFIGVALVTQLITIAATYYGENVAWRATNALRADLVEHCLQLDLSFHKFSTPGELLERVDGDVQTLSQFFSRFTVYILGNLLLMSGVIVVLFAEDWRAGLAIAFFTLTALGTLIRLRSIAVPYWRTYRQISADFFGFVGEQLAGMEDVRANGAKSYVMQRFHQILQGWLPIYHKARFASTILWATTNGIFTLGTAIALSVGAYLWSQNLITIGTVYLLYYYTNLLSEPIEQIRNQFEDLQQAEASIYRIQDLLQVKSQLSAGGEKRLPQGALSVTFDHVSLSYNDPKSEQGDLVLQDISFNLPAGQLLGLLGRTGSGKSSLARLLLRLYDPKSGSIHLGGVPINQTLLTDLPQKVGLVTQDVQLFQTTVRNNLTFFNQNISDERIYETLEILGLSQWLHSLPQGLDTTLGPDSSGLSAGQAQLLAFTRVFLKDPGLVILDEASSRLDPITEKLVEKAVDKLLTGRTGIIIAHRLATVERANQILILEQSRVIEYGQREKLIKNPHSHFAQLLQTGLTDLLT, encoded by the coding sequence ATAAAAATTGGACTACGGCAATACTGGAACTTACTTGTAGATTATCTCCAGCCCCAAAAGGGAAGAGTTTTCAAGTTTGCGATCGCACTCCTGGCCAGCATCGGACTACAATTAGTCAACCCCCAAATTCTCCGCTATTTCATTGACACAGCCGTAGCTGGTGGTTCAGAGCGAAACTTACTCCTCGCCGCCCTCCTGTTTATAGGTGTAGCTTTAGTCACGCAACTGATTACAATTGCTGCCACCTATTACGGTGAAAACGTCGCCTGGAGAGCCACCAATGCCTTACGGGCTGACTTAGTTGAGCATTGTTTGCAACTAGATTTATCCTTTCATAAATTCTCGACCCCCGGTGAATTACTAGAGAGAGTAGACGGAGATGTTCAGACTCTTTCGCAATTCTTCTCCAGGTTTACCGTTTACATCTTGGGTAATTTGCTCTTGATGTCAGGTGTAATTGTAGTTCTATTTGCCGAAGATTGGCGTGCTGGTTTAGCGATCGCCTTTTTTACCCTCACAGCATTAGGAACTTTAATACGTCTGCGTTCCATAGCCGTTCCCTATTGGAGAACCTATCGCCAAATTAGTGCTGATTTCTTTGGTTTCGTCGGGGAACAACTCGCCGGCATGGAAGACGTGCGGGCTAATGGTGCTAAAAGCTATGTGATGCAACGCTTCCACCAAATTTTGCAAGGCTGGCTACCCATTTATCACAAAGCCCGCTTTGCCAGTACAATTCTTTGGGCGACAACAAACGGAATCTTTACATTAGGAACTGCGATCGCTTTAAGCGTCGGTGCTTACCTTTGGAGTCAAAATCTTATTACTATCGGCACAGTATATTTACTATACTACTACACAAACTTACTCAGCGAACCAATAGAGCAAATTCGCAACCAATTTGAAGACTTGCAACAAGCAGAAGCCAGTATTTACCGCATTCAAGATTTACTACAAGTCAAATCCCAACTCAGTGCAGGAGGCGAAAAAAGACTTCCTCAAGGCGCACTTTCTGTAACTTTTGATCACGTTTCCTTGAGCTACAATGACCCGAAATCGGAACAGGGAGATTTGGTACTGCAAGACATATCCTTTAATTTACCTGCTGGACAACTATTAGGTTTATTGGGGCGTACTGGTAGCGGTAAATCTTCCCTAGCGCGACTATTGCTGAGATTATATGATCCAAAATCAGGCTCAATTCACTTAGGAGGTGTGCCAATTAACCAGACTCTTCTCACAGACTTACCTCAAAAAGTGGGATTAGTTACTCAGGATGTACAACTATTTCAAACAACAGTTCGTAATAATCTCACCTTTTTCAATCAGAACATCAGCGACGAACGCATATATGAAACCTTAGAAATATTGGGATTATCACAATGGTTGCATTCATTACCCCAAGGCTTAGATACAACTTTAGGGCCAGATAGTAGCGGCTTATCTGCGGGACAAGCGCAGTTACTCGCATTTACGCGCGTTTTTCTCAAAGATCCTGGTTTAGTCATATTAGATGAAGCCTCCTCACGCCTCGACCCCATCACAGAAAAACTGGTTGAAAAAGCTGTTGATAAATTACTAACTGGGCGTACAGGGATTATTATTGCCCATCGTTTAGCCACAGTAGAAAGAGCAAATCAAATTTTAATTTTAGAACAAAGTCGAGTTATTGAATATGGTCAACGCGAAAAATTAATTAAAAATCCTCACTCACATTTTGCCCAGTTATTACAAACTGGCTTAACCGACTTATTAACCTAA
- a CDS encoding ABC transporter ATP-binding protein: protein MTSTKKRKHWKLLWQLMRYTPKLYTIDFCFWILIMGLPALPGLIIREFFNSLTDEAQFGLSPLALIALLLALNLGQIAVLFAGRITKTQYRFTIRSLLRHNLLNRLFINPTAQPMVITKEAETTISQGEIISYFREDSEQIEENVALLSEVVGQGIFAVICLVILLNINWQMTLFVFLPLVGMVVIIRQAETRIKQYRKAGRQATEKVTGILGEIFGSVQAIKVAGAEENVLNYFRTLNDKRRQMMIKDSLFNAILNSLFQNMVSLGTGIILLLASQLMQSQVDQLTVGDFALFIYNLSFVTSFFYYLGNFMALSKHTEVSFERMVSLLSGASADTLVASNQLYLNNLNGRQKDLPAIEQPLRNERDNLQSLKVSHLTYIYPGTNQGITDISFEIQRGSLTVITGQIGSGKSTLLRVLLGLLPKESGGIYWNGNIVENPASFFVPPRSAYTPQIPQLFSYTLRENILLGLSIDETDIATALNMAVFEQDLATMNESLETLVGSKGVRLSGGQMQRVAAARMFVRQPELLVFDDLSSALDVETELLLWSRIFVNRTEPGKIPWTPTCLVVSHRPSVLRRADQIIVMKAGKVQF, encoded by the coding sequence ATGACATCAACAAAAAAGCGCAAACATTGGAAATTATTGTGGCAGCTTATGCGCTACACGCCAAAACTATACACAATTGATTTCTGCTTCTGGATTTTAATTATGGGGTTGCCTGCCCTGCCTGGATTAATTATTCGGGAATTTTTCAACAGTTTGACTGATGAGGCACAATTTGGATTATCACCTCTAGCTTTAATTGCGTTATTACTAGCACTGAATTTAGGACAAATTGCAGTTTTATTTGCCGGGCGTATTACCAAAACTCAGTACCGTTTTACTATACGGTCATTACTGCGACATAACTTGCTAAACCGCCTGTTCATAAATCCTACAGCACAGCCAATGGTTATTACTAAAGAGGCAGAAACAACTATATCTCAGGGTGAAATAATCAGCTACTTTCGTGAAGATTCTGAACAAATAGAAGAAAATGTAGCGTTATTATCAGAAGTTGTAGGACAAGGAATATTTGCTGTTATTTGTTTAGTCATTTTATTAAATATTAATTGGCAGATGACGCTGTTTGTTTTCCTGCCCTTAGTGGGGATGGTAGTGATTATTCGCCAAGCAGAAACTCGGATTAAACAGTATAGAAAAGCCGGCCGCCAAGCTACCGAAAAGGTGACAGGGATTTTAGGTGAAATATTTGGTTCAGTTCAGGCGATTAAGGTTGCTGGTGCAGAAGAAAATGTGCTGAATTATTTTCGCACTCTGAATGACAAACGCCGCCAGATGATGATTAAGGATAGTTTGTTTAACGCTATTCTCAATTCGCTATTTCAAAATATGGTAAGTCTGGGAACAGGGATAATTCTGCTGCTGGCTTCTCAATTAATGCAAAGTCAGGTTGATCAGTTAACAGTTGGTGATTTTGCCTTGTTTATCTATAACCTCTCTTTTGTGACTAGCTTTTTTTATTATTTAGGCAACTTCATGGCGTTATCTAAGCACACAGAAGTATCTTTTGAAAGGATGGTTAGTTTACTATCTGGTGCATCAGCAGATACCTTAGTAGCCTCCAATCAACTTTATCTGAATAACCTGAATGGTCGCCAGAAAGATTTACCAGCAATAGAACAACCTTTGAGGAATGAGAGAGATAATCTTCAATCTTTGAAAGTTTCTCATCTAACTTATATTTATCCTGGTACTAATCAAGGAATTACAGATATCAGCTTTGAAATTCAGCGCGGTAGTTTGACTGTAATTACTGGTCAGATTGGTTCTGGTAAAAGTACATTACTGCGCGTGTTATTAGGATTGTTACCTAAAGAAAGTGGGGGAATTTATTGGAATGGAAATATTGTAGAAAACCCCGCTAGTTTTTTTGTTCCGCCTCGCAGTGCTTATACTCCTCAAATACCGCAATTGTTTAGCTATACCCTGCGAGAAAATATTTTGTTGGGCTTATCTATAGATGAGACGGATATTGCCACAGCATTGAATATGGCTGTATTTGAACAAGATTTAGCCACTATGAATGAAAGCCTAGAAACATTAGTTGGTTCCAAAGGTGTGCGGCTTTCCGGTGGACAAATGCAACGAGTAGCGGCAGCGCGGATGTTTGTTCGTCAACCGGAATTGCTAGTGTTTGATGACCTGTCCAGCGCCCTAGATGTTGAGACAGAATTGTTATTATGGTCGCGCATATTTGTTAATCGCACTGAACCGGGAAAAATTCCTTGGACACCAACTTGTCTTGTGGTTTCTCATCGCCCTTCTGTGTTGCGTCGCGCTGACCAAATTATTGTCATGAAAGCAGGTAAGGTGCAATTTTAG
- a CDS encoding TIGR03985 family CRISPR-associated protein codes for MFEQIFIDTPQIELLQWLARGSLKQNLLRAIRLWVWLRSLYGSEGVSLHGETSDRLLLDDSFTFADWRDAFFSATHPKGEAIPKLHDLNCPCAKTTAAWLFHPKTGLVESQWQRSLITHTGILETDLHKLLQRRLFGVTRRSLQADLEILTQMGWLEYREQKYHRVRKLPFRPVTTTSEATFTNASRDELNFLNQEDLAAIAQNHSQMICGVRRLFFKLDYVIPRNTIDCVEDWQHQLRELWGQTPVPPVQLTYNSARLGKAVESIVYPVCIYYVQRAVYLCAFGQSPDRQTDWYNYRLDRIEDITPMQWTDPSIPQLLQQRYKRANLPNPAEIEMEMSNAWGFDFYLPSRLMLLRFERDYHDRYIQSTFRHDTFEAIAYQQAKRLIKQHTPLPEQQQALLKVLTDRSSQDAYYRVNYRHLDHNVSMRIRAWRPKAEVLMPWDLRQDIAADISAEFLLYLGQENHEIHTIIAGE; via the coding sequence GTGTTCGAGCAAATTTTTATAGATACACCCCAAATAGAACTGCTGCAATGGTTAGCACGCGGTTCTCTCAAACAAAACCTACTGCGGGCAATTCGATTGTGGGTTTGGTTACGTTCGTTATACGGTTCTGAAGGCGTATCTCTACATGGAGAAACTTCAGACCGCTTGCTGCTAGATGACTCTTTTACTTTTGCCGACTGGCGGGATGCTTTTTTCAGTGCCACACACCCCAAAGGTGAAGCAATTCCCAAATTGCATGATTTAAATTGTCCTTGTGCTAAAACCACTGCGGCATGGTTATTTCACCCAAAAACTGGACTTGTAGAATCACAATGGCAGCGATCGCTGATCACACACACTGGTATCCTAGAAACTGATTTGCATAAACTATTGCAACGACGTTTGTTTGGCGTAACTCGTCGTTCTCTACAAGCAGACTTGGAAATTCTCACCCAGATGGGATGGTTGGAATATCGGGAACAGAAATATCACCGAGTTAGGAAGTTACCATTTCGTCCCGTAACCACAACTTCAGAAGCGACTTTTACCAATGCTAGTAGAGATGAATTAAATTTTCTCAATCAAGAAGATTTAGCTGCGATCGCTCAAAATCATTCACAGATGATCTGTGGTGTACGGCGATTGTTCTTCAAACTCGATTATGTCATTCCTCGTAATACCATAGACTGTGTTGAGGACTGGCAGCATCAATTGCGGGAACTGTGGGGACAAACTCCAGTCCCACCGGTGCAGCTAACTTACAACAGTGCCAGATTAGGAAAAGCTGTGGAATCTATAGTTTACCCAGTATGTATCTATTATGTGCAACGAGCAGTTTATCTGTGTGCCTTTGGGCAAAGTCCTGACCGACAAACTGATTGGTATAACTATCGACTAGACCGGATTGAAGATATTACACCCATGCAGTGGACAGATCCATCCATTCCCCAGCTTTTGCAACAACGCTACAAACGAGCTAATTTACCTAATCCCGCAGAAATTGAAATGGAAATGTCCAACGCTTGGGGGTTTGATTTTTACTTACCGTCTCGACTGATGCTGCTGCGATTTGAGCGAGATTACCATGACCGTTATATCCAGAGTACCTTTCGTCATGACACATTTGAAGCGATCGCCTACCAGCAGGCAAAACGTTTAATTAAACAACACACCCCACTACCAGAACAACAGCAAGCATTACTCAAAGTCCTCACAGATCGTTCTTCACAAGATGCTTACTACCGTGTCAACTATCGACATCTAGATCATAACGTTAGTATGCGTATCCGGGCATGGCGACCCAAAGCTGAAGTTCTCATGCCTTGGGATTTACGGCAAGACATCGCTGCTGATATCTCTGCCGAATTTCTGCTGTATCTTGGTCAAGAAAATCATGAAATCCACACAATTATAGCTGGGGAGTAG
- a CDS encoding CRISPR-associated protein Csx3: MTTYKIEFRDDILRVGFGEPAQNDQIVKDAAARLEEMATSGELTGGQLLKINGPVSIPVAFVLAHKLAHIYGAIGFFDPKLGKYVICITHNPSYKLGDLID; this comes from the coding sequence ATGACTACCTACAAAATTGAGTTCAGAGACGATATTTTACGAGTCGGTTTTGGCGAACCTGCCCAAAATGACCAAATTGTGAAGGATGCGGCGGCGCGACTGGAGGAAATGGCAACATCGGGAGAACTGACAGGAGGACAACTGCTGAAGATTAATGGGCCGGTTTCGATACCTGTAGCATTTGTTTTAGCTCATAAATTGGCTCATATTTACGGTGCTATTGGTTTTTTTGACCCGAAATTAGGTAAATACGTGATTTGTATCACACATAATCCTTCGTATAAGCTGGGAGACTTAATTGATTGA
- a CDS encoding CRISPR-associated protein Csx3 — protein MTTYKISLDGDVLKVGFGQPGNGDQVVRDAALRLDEMIASGGFSGGRLLKIDGPASVAVSYLIANKIADLYGAIAVFDPKIGRPGYKTYIVAVTHTPAYKVGELIETDEPQKSKPIIKVVLCGPPQSGKSCLREGLKQAISAIPGAPYPYVITACPDGEGAWFSDAAKRDPDLARRLKDEYKAKFTPEFAQKAAGWVRCANTPLNIIDVGGRITEENRLIIREATHAFILAGDRDREDILRWQEFCRDLNIRIIANLDSDLNGKEDTINTVLPLLTGSIHYLARGEDVSSRPMVQALAQLLVGLCRG, from the coding sequence ATGACAACGTATAAAATCAGTCTGGATGGCGACGTTTTAAAAGTGGGGTTTGGTCAACCGGGAAATGGCGACCAAGTTGTGAGGGATGCGGCGCTGAGGTTAGATGAGATGATAGCGTCGGGGGGATTTTCTGGGGGCAGATTGCTGAAAATTGATGGCCCTGCATCTGTGGCGGTGAGTTACTTGATAGCAAATAAGATAGCTGATCTTTATGGTGCGATCGCGGTTTTTGACCCCAAGATTGGCAGACCTGGATACAAGACTTATATTGTAGCCGTTACCCATACACCAGCATATAAAGTGGGCGAACTTATAGAAACCGATGAACCACAAAAGAGTAAGCCAATTATCAAAGTTGTGCTTTGCGGTCCACCCCAGTCAGGTAAATCATGTCTGCGTGAAGGTTTAAAGCAAGCTATTAGTGCGATTCCCGGCGCACCTTATCCTTATGTAATTACAGCTTGTCCAGATGGGGAAGGGGCTTGGTTTTCGGATGCTGCGAAACGAGATCCTGATTTAGCCAGACGATTGAAGGATGAGTATAAAGCTAAATTTACACCAGAGTTTGCACAAAAAGCGGCAGGTTGGGTAAGGTGTGCAAATACACCATTGAATATTATTGACGTAGGTGGCAGAATTACTGAGGAGAATCGGCTGATTATCCGTGAGGCTACTCATGCATTCATTTTGGCTGGCGATAGAGATAGAGAGGATATACTGAGATGGCAGGAGTTTTGTCGAGATTTAAATATACGTATCATTGCAAATCTTGATAGTGATTTGAATGGTAAAGAGGATACAATTAATACAGTTTTGCCGTTGTTAACTGGTAGTATTCATTATCTCGCACGAGGCGAGGATGTTTCTAGTCGTCCAATGGTTCAGGCCTTGGCGCAGTTGTTGGTGGGGTTGTGTCGGGGGTAG